In the genome of Nomascus leucogenys isolate Asia chromosome 12, Asia_NLE_v1, whole genome shotgun sequence, the window TGTAAACTGGTTTCCCTAAAGtttaaaattctgaagaaattGTAAAAGACAGTTTACTCTACTAGTGAGGCAGAGTACCTGTGAAAATTCTCCTCTAAGTACAAGCTAGAAAATGCATAGAAATAAACACAGTCCCCGGAACCAAGCTACTGGGAAACACTTACCAACACTACGGGGAATTGGATTGACAGGTTGTATTTAGTCCTGAGAAGACTttctgaggaggaggagaatcaAGTCAAGcattgaaaaaagaaaggaacatctcttgttttaaaaaatctggggGGACAGGTTTGAAGCTGTTTGATGACTTGTGAAAAGAGTTCGTGAAACATGCAGACAAGAGCAACAGGGAGAAAGTAAACACTTACATTATATTGGAGCAGAGAGCATTGTCTTGTTTGGCAACCCAGAAAGATCTTTAAAGAGACAATTGAAATTGTGGTTTAAACAAAGTGGTAGAGGTTGAAAAATTTGTTTTAGGTAACCAAAATCTGAAACTGTAATCGAAAAGAAAATTCCTTTCAAATTTAACTATGCATTTCCTATTTCTTTAGCCTAGTTTTTCTCTAACACTTATGTGCTAGGTCACCAAGAAATCTTTTTCAAACTTATCCCAGgtgtattttcttccattttcttccattttttcatcCCTATTTAgtcatgtatacatacacacacacacacacacacacacacacacacacacacacattgccaTGCatcaaattgttttcttattgtgtttttctatctatatctataggtGAACAGTTGTCCCCAATAACTTGGCATCCATCTATGAACAGAATCCTTATTATCGTCTTAGAGGATTCACCTGCTCAAAGCATTGGGCACTGATGTCTTCTGACTAATTGACCTAAGTCTCTGTATTTTCAATCTGTTTATTTATCCAATGAAGAGAGAGAACCACACAGTGGTAAGGGAGTTTGTTTTCCAGGGTTTCTCCAGCTTTCATGAACACAAGCTCACCCTCTTTGTGGTATTTCTTACCTTGTATCTTTTAACCCTGGCTGGCAATGTCATAATTGTGACAATTATCAGCATTGATCGTCACCTTCACACCCCCATGTACTTCTTTCTTAGTATGCTTTCCACTTCAGAGACTGTCTACACATTAGTCATTGTACCACGGATGCTCTCCAGTCTCTTAAGTCTAAGCCAACCTATCTCTTTGGCTGGCTGTGCCACccagatgtttttttttcttaccttggCCATCAACAACTGCTTTCTGCTCACAGCAATGGGGTATGATCGCTATGTGGCCATCTGTAACCCTTTGAGGTACATGATCATCATGAACAAGAAAGTGTGTGGCCAGCTGGTATGTGGGGCCTGCAGTGTTGGGCTGCTTGTGGCCATAGTTCAGATTTCATCTGTGTTCAGGCTGCCTTTTTGTGATAAAGAGGTGGCCCATTATTTCTGTGATATCCGCCCAGTTATGAAACTTTCCTGTGTTGATACCACTCTACATGACCTAATTAATTTTGTTGTTAGTTCTCTGGTTATTGTGGTGCCCCTGGGTTTGGTCTTCATCTCCTACATCCTCATCATCTCTACCATCCTCAAGGTCACCTCTCCTGAGGGCCAGAAAAAGGCTTTTGCAACTTGTGCCTCCCACCTCACTGTGGTTATCATCCACTATGGCTGTGCCTCCATTGCCTACCTCAAGCCCAAGTCAGAGAACACCAGGGATCAGGACCAGCTAATTTCAGTGACATACACCATCTTTACTCCTCTACTTAATCCTGTTGTGTACACTTTGAGGAACAAGGAGGTCAAGAATGCCCTTCGCCGTGCTATTGGCAAAAAACCTTTTGCCTAGAATCTTTGTCAGTTTGACATATAGTCAATCATAGTCTGGGTATTTTTTTAAGCTCGAGAAAATTGAATCCTATCATTCATCCTCTAACCAAAGAGAGTTGCAAAATTTGGTGGTAATGTGACATTAAGGAACCAAGGGTCTCCATGACTTGACTTTGTTTTTACCATCATTCTCCTATACCTTCTACCAACCTCACAGGTTACCACCAGGGGAGTGGTCAGTTGCTGCTCACAGGTGCAAAGCTGTAGGGAATCATAAGCAAGGAGTAGCTGATTGTTATCAGTTTGTTGAAAGCAGAAAAGTGGGTTACATGACACCTATTTGAAGTACTAGGTTGACAGGTCAATCTAAATGTCATATAGATATTGAGCTCTAAAACTTTAAAGAGGACATGGTTGGTGTACAGGATGTCTTCAAAATACAGTCAAAACCACCTTCCCACTTATCATCACTTTCTACTTTA includes:
- the LOC100580125 gene encoding olfactory receptor 10J1-like, yielding MKRENHTVVREFVFQGFSSFHEHKLTLFVVFLTLYLLTLAGNVIIVTIISIDRHLHTPMYFFLSMLSTSETVYTLVIVPRMLSSLLSLSQPISLAGCATQMFFFLTLAINNCFLLTAMGYDRYVAICNPLRYMIIMNKKVCGQLVCGACSVGLLVAIVQISSVFRLPFCDKEVAHYFCDIRPVMKLSCVDTTLHDLINFVVSSLVIVVPLGLVFISYILIISTILKVTSPEGQKKAFATCASHLTVVIIHYGCASIAYLKPKSENTRDQDQLISVTYTIFTPLLNPVVYTLRNKEVKNALRRAIGKKPFA